The Daucus carota subsp. sativus chromosome 2, DH1 v3.0, whole genome shotgun sequence genome includes a window with the following:
- the LOC108207899 gene encoding E3 ubiquitin-protein ligase At1g63170 yields the protein MSDLSSATEHIQQHQTDWEALLADLGCSLTFIISSLMFLNVEEVVEVYLRVWISVGVVQCSIHVVCVCLELKRKWDRVVAQTERDENSDSSNVVINHGQEEQTRLWIVFLVLVVFFVVICAAVVSVRFAICFLLQHAILSAMEDQKGKVDSFLRRIPRYRFQRHGVCGEKQNEDPQDEEIEEPLTGKMTECNIDTPIEHVLPLEDAVRFRYLLP from the exons ATGTCCGATCTTTCCTCAGCCACCGAGCACATCCAACAACACCAAACTGATTGGGAAGCTCTACTCGCCGATCTCGGATGTAGCTTGACGTTTATCATTTCGTCATTGATGTTTCTGAATGTTGAAGAAGTTGTCGAAGTGTATTTGAGAGTTTGGATTAGTGTAGGAGTAGTGCAGTGTAGTATTCATGTGGTTTGCGTTTGTTTAGAGTTAAAGAGAAAGTGGGATCGTGTTGTCGCCCAGACGGAGAGGGATGAGAATTCTGATTCATCGAATGTTGTAATTAATCATGGCCAGGAGGAGCAAACGAG GCTGTGGATAGTGTTCTTGGTCTTGGTTGTGTTCTTTGTTGTTATCTGTGCTGCTGTGGTATCTGTTCGATTTGCTATTTGCTTCTTGCTACAACATGCAATTCTCTCTGCCATGGAAGATCAG AAAGGAAAAGTTGACAGCTTTCTGCGAAGAATTCCCAGATACAGGTTTCAGAGGCATGGTGTTTGTGGTGAAAAACAAAATGAGGATCCTCAGGATGAGGAGATAGAAGAACCTCTTACGGGAAAAATGACCGAATGCAACATTGATACACCCATTGAGCATGTTCTTCCTCTTGAAGATGCTGTAAGATTTCGCTATTTACTACCCTAG